The following proteins come from a genomic window of Miscanthus floridulus cultivar M001 chromosome 2, ASM1932011v1, whole genome shotgun sequence:
- the LOC136538729 gene encoding uncharacterized protein, whose protein sequence is MTFSLLRTFCALKPSHLPLPLPLPRRVATSPYRAMSSATNLRLLSWDCADDPLDFGAFAGAAFLPLQRRAAKREPAVSPEAVQARAVDERGGGAAEEEEKAPAAKKGNSNNHSDKKTVKIMTYNVWFREELELIRRMNAIGDLILHHSPDLICFQEVTPNIYLLFEKSDWWQAYKCSLPHEMAMQRPYYSMQMSKLPVKSFDRKPFYNSKMGRELCIADVTVGGVIKLVVATSHLESPSPGPPTWDQMFSKERVGQANESVRTLGAFRNVIFCGDTNWDDKGDGPFPLPDGWIDAWDELKPGENGWTYDTKANVMLSGNRKLQKRLDRFVCKLSDFKVESIEMIGEEVIPGVTYIKEKKVRQEIRQLVLPVLPSDHFGLVLTISSQSEKI, encoded by the exons ATGACTTTCTCGCTTCTCCGCACCTTCTGCGCCCTCAAACCATCccacctccccctccccctccccctcccaagGAGAGTCGCCACGTCGCCCTACCGAGCCATGTCCTCCGCCACCAACCTCCGTTTATTGTCGTGGGACTGCGCCGACGACCCGCTGGATTTCGGCGCGTTCGCCGGCGCCGCGTTCCTCCCGCTACAGCGGCGCGCGGCGAAGCGGGAACCCGCGGTGTCGCCGGAGGCCGTTCAGGCGCGCGCCGTTGACGAgcggggcggcggcgcggcggaggaagaggagaaggcgCCCGCCGCCAAGAAAG GAAATTCAAATAATCATTCGGATAAGAAGACTGTCAAAATAATGACATACAATGTATGGTTCCGAGAGGAATTGGAACTGATTAGAAGGATGAATGCTATTGGAGATCTTATTCTGCATCACAGCCCAGATCTTATATGCTTCCAG GAGGTCACTCCAAACATTTATCTGCTTTTCGAAAAATCGGATTGGTGGCAAGCTTACAAATGCTCCTTGCCGCATGAGATGGCCATGCAAAGACCATATTACAGCATGCAG ATGAGCAAGTTGCCTGTGAAGTCATTTGACCGCAAAccattctataactcaaaaatggGACGGGAGCTGTGCATAGCTGATGTGACTGTTGGAGGTGTGATCAAGTTGGTGGTGGCTACAAGCCACCTTGAGAGCCCATCCCCTGGACCTCCTACTTGGGACCAGATGTTCAGCAAGGAAAGAGTAGGCCAGGCAAATGAATCTGTGAGGACTCTGGGAGCCTTCCGCAATGTAATATTCTGTGGGGATACAAACTGGGATGACAAAGGAGATGGGCCCTTCCCCCTACCAGATGGGTGGATCGACGCTTGGGATGAGTTGAAGCCCGGCGAAAATGGCTGGACCTACGACACGAAAGCTAACGTCATGCTATCTGGTAACCGTAAGCTGCAGAAGAGGCTGGACCGGTTCGTGTGCAAGTTGTCAGATTTCAAGGTCGAGAGCATCGAGATGATCGGGGAGGAAGTGATACCAGGTGTCACGTACATCAAGGAGAAGAAAGTTCGCCAGGAGATCCGTCAGCTGGTGTTACCTGTCTTACCCAGCGACCACTTCGGGCTTGTTCTGACTATCAGCTCTCAGTCTGAGAAGATCTGA
- the LOC136536510 gene encoding dirigent protein 1-like: protein MAESAPRFLFLVSLAAALAMAIGPAAAAAHDAGGRSRLIHLHFYMHDITGGPGQTAVQVVKGPGPANPVMPGYHFGDTTVIDDAPTDGLSASSSWLVGGAQGTHTLASLTEPVLAVSMTAALTGGAYNGSTLAVVGRDDVSAGVRELAVVGGTGAFRRATGHVLWRTGMMESSDHMVLELDVYATVPAASLAPSLLA, encoded by the exons ATGGCTGAATCGGCGCCTCGATTCCTCTTCCTCGTCTCTCTCGCGGCGGCGCTCGCCATGGCCATTgggccagcggcggcggcagcgcatgATGCAGGGGGCCGCAGCCGCCTCATCCACCTGCACTTCTACATGCACGACATCACGGGCGGGCCGGGGCAGACGGCGGTGCAGGTGGTGAAGGGTCCGGGGCCGGCGAAC CCGGTGATGCCCGGCTACCACTTCGGCGACACCACGGTGATCGACGACGCCCCGACGGACGGGCTCAGCGCGTCGTCGTCGTGGCTCGTCGGGGGCGCCCAGGGCACCCACACGCTGGCGTCGCTCACGGAGCCCGTGCTGGCGGTGTCCATGACCGCGGCGCTCACGGGCGGGGCCTACAACGGCAGCACCCTCGCCGTCGTGGGCCGGGACGACGTCTCGGCTGGCGTCAGGGAGCTCGCGGTGGTCGGCGGCACCGGCGCGTTCCGGAGGGCCACGGGCCACGTGCTGTGGCGGACGGGCATGATGGAGTCCAGTGACCACATGGTGCTGGAGCTCGACGTCTACGCCACCGTGCCGGCCGCTAGTCTCGCGCCGTCTCTATTAGCATGA